A genomic stretch from Bacillus sp. N1-1 includes:
- a CDS encoding penicillin-binding protein 2 encodes MKKQNQRKPTTQKQVTALRLNIMFLCVFLLFSLLILRLGSLQIVNGEEYVEEASKTEVKVTESSVPRGKMYDRKGRLLVGNEPQYALTYTREKSNTEKELTQTATNLARYLNLEAENVSKTELKEYWLKTREKQASKLIDQQKREDLTKKEIQNLEMERITDEQLSHITNEEKEILLIKNRMLSGYFYSSAVVKENLTKDEIAKVSEHLGSLPGVHVKVLAKRTYPYNETFRDILGNTGPISKGNLAKYQSLGYEATDKVGTSFLEEEYENWLKGIKSKKKFSTGDDNTSPELIPGERGNDLVLSIDIDLQKKANEILKENLQKTDSGATSAYAVMMDPNTGEILAMAGQKRKNGEYINQAYGNLYNSYEMGSAVKGASVLTGMNEDVIQPGTRFYDTPILIPSTPEKSSYVNMGWINDLEALERSSNVYMFRTAMKLANYDYEPNKSGIPWDRSAYQTIRKNFEQFGLGVKTGVDLPNESNGYNGGVQRLGNLMDLMIGQFDTYTPLQMAQYISTIANDGQRLEPHLLKRVHEPTNNDHLSSSVLYQKVPEVTNHLTMKDSEIERVQRGLYLVMNGNQGTATDYFKDTDYVPAGKTGTAEIGDGQYNLSLVGYAPYQKPEVAFAVIVPEVDKEAGINKYIGRELVDAYFELKEKGS; translated from the coding sequence TTGAAAAAACAGAATCAGCGTAAGCCTACTACACAAAAACAAGTTACGGCTCTTCGATTAAATATTATGTTTCTCTGCGTCTTTCTTTTATTTTCCCTTCTCATTTTACGCTTGGGAAGCTTGCAAATTGTAAATGGGGAAGAGTATGTAGAGGAAGCTTCTAAGACGGAAGTGAAGGTTACCGAATCATCCGTTCCTCGAGGGAAAATGTATGATCGGAAGGGACGCTTGCTTGTTGGAAACGAACCCCAATATGCACTAACTTATACAAGAGAAAAATCAAATACTGAAAAAGAGTTGACTCAGACTGCAACAAACTTAGCGAGATATTTGAATTTAGAGGCAGAGAATGTTTCAAAAACAGAGCTAAAAGAGTACTGGTTAAAAACAAGAGAGAAACAGGCAAGTAAATTAATTGATCAACAGAAAAGAGAAGATCTGACCAAGAAAGAGATTCAAAACCTTGAAATGGAGAGAATTACTGACGAACAACTTAGCCATATTACTAATGAAGAAAAAGAGATTCTTCTCATTAAAAACCGTATGTTGTCAGGGTACTTTTATTCGTCTGCTGTTGTTAAGGAAAATCTAACAAAGGATGAAATTGCGAAAGTGAGTGAACATCTAGGTTCCTTACCTGGGGTTCACGTCAAAGTCTTAGCAAAACGAACCTATCCTTATAATGAAACCTTTCGAGATATTTTAGGCAATACTGGTCCCATTTCAAAGGGAAATCTGGCTAAATATCAGTCTTTAGGGTATGAGGCAACGGATAAGGTGGGAACTAGTTTTCTAGAAGAAGAATATGAGAATTGGCTGAAAGGGATCAAGAGTAAGAAAAAATTCTCAACGGGTGACGATAACACATCTCCTGAGTTGATACCGGGGGAACGTGGAAACGATCTGGTTTTATCGATTGATATTGATTTGCAGAAAAAAGCAAATGAGATTTTAAAAGAAAATCTACAAAAAACTGATTCTGGTGCAACATCTGCTTATGCGGTGATGATGGATCCAAATACCGGAGAAATCTTAGCCATGGCCGGTCAAAAAAGAAAAAATGGCGAGTACATAAATCAGGCATATGGCAATTTATATAATTCCTATGAAATGGGTTCGGCTGTGAAGGGGGCTTCCGTTCTAACTGGGATGAATGAGGATGTTATCCAGCCTGGGACACGCTTTTATGATACACCCATCTTAATTCCTTCTACGCCTGAGAAGTCGTCTTATGTCAATATGGGATGGATTAATGATTTGGAAGCTTTAGAGCGTTCTTCCAATGTCTACATGTTTCGAACGGCTATGAAACTTGCTAACTATGATTACGAACCAAATAAATCCGGTATTCCATGGGACCGTTCAGCATATCAAACCATTCGTAAAAACTTTGAACAGTTTGGTTTAGGGGTAAAAACAGGTGTCGATTTGCCTAATGAGTCGAACGGCTATAATGGTGGTGTACAGCGATTGGGTAATTTAATGGATTTGATGATTGGTCAGTTTGATACCTATACGCCACTTCAAATGGCTCAATATATATCAACGATCGCAAATGATGGACAACGCTTAGAGCCTCATTTATTAAAACGTGTGCATGAGCCTACGAATAATGATCATCTGTCTTCCAGTGTTCTTTATCAGAAGGTTCCTGAAGTTACGAACCACCTTACGATGAAAGACAGCGAGATCGAACGTGTCCAGCGTGGTCTGTACCTCGTGATGAACGGGAATCAGGGAACCGCAACAGATTACTTTAAAGATACAGACTATGTACCAGCAGGGAAAACAGGTACGGCAGAGATAGGAGACGGACAATATAACCTTTCTCTTGTTGGGTATGCCCCATATCAAAAACCAGAAGTGGCTTTTGCGGTGATTGTTCCGGAAGTCGATAAAGAGGCAGGGATAAATAAGTACATTGGTCGTGAATTGGTAGATGCTTATTTTGAACTTAAAGAAAAAGGCAGTTAA
- a CDS encoding FtsW/RodA/SpoVE family cell cycle protein, translated as MIKRMFRQYDLTIIVAMSFLLTAGLLMIYSASYYAALRYEVPADFFFQRQLLSITIGLVVMIVTMVIPYNYYKALLKYIMLGTILLLSFVLIYGEVSNNAQSWINVFGLEFQPSEMAKITIILYLSSVFSKKQRYITSLTRGIFPPLVFVCLIVFLILLQPDLGTAVIILCLAGLITLCSGTSWKNILFLISLVVVAGFFSKFFLSAEQLSRFGAAYNPFQNPEGGYQVINSYIAIASGGIWGRGFGMSAQKMGYLPEAHTDFIMAIVGEELGFIGVFLIIGALFYLVFRGLLLGIKTKDSFGSLLAIGISSLIGIQASVNLGVVTGLLPTTGIPFPFISYGGSSLLTVMIGMGILLNVSKMHKITNQGSRSSDAI; from the coding sequence TTGATTAAACGAATGTTTCGCCAATATGATCTCACCATTATTGTTGCTATGAGCTTTTTGCTTACGGCAGGATTACTGATGATCTATAGTGCTAGCTATTATGCAGCTTTACGGTATGAAGTTCCAGCTGATTTTTTCTTTCAGCGTCAACTTCTTTCCATAACCATAGGACTTGTCGTCATGATCGTCACCATGGTGATTCCTTATAACTATTACAAAGCGCTACTAAAGTACATTATGCTAGGAACGATTCTTCTCCTATCTTTCGTATTGATTTATGGAGAGGTATCGAATAATGCGCAGTCGTGGATTAATGTATTTGGTCTAGAATTCCAGCCTTCAGAAATGGCGAAAATCACGATCATACTTTACCTTTCTTCTGTGTTCTCCAAAAAGCAGCGATATATAACGAGTCTGACAAGGGGGATTTTTCCTCCATTAGTTTTTGTTTGTTTGATTGTTTTTCTAATTTTGCTTCAACCAGACCTAGGAACAGCCGTTATTATTCTATGCTTAGCAGGTCTTATCACCCTCTGTTCAGGAACAAGCTGGAAAAACATTTTGTTTTTAATAAGCCTTGTCGTTGTAGCTGGTTTTTTCTCGAAGTTTTTCTTAAGCGCTGAACAGCTTTCGCGATTTGGGGCTGCATATAATCCTTTTCAGAATCCAGAAGGTGGCTACCAGGTGATTAATTCTTATATAGCCATCGCATCCGGTGGCATTTGGGGCAGGGGCTTTGGAATGAGTGCTCAGAAAATGGGATACTTGCCTGAGGCCCACACCGATTTTATTATGGCCATTGTAGGAGAGGAATTAGGCTTTATCGGGGTGTTTTTGATCATTGGCGCCCTGTTTTATCTGGTGTTTCGTGGGTTATTGCTTGGAATAAAAACCAAAGATAGCTTTGGCAGTCTTCTTGCGATTGGGATCTCTTCTTTAATTGGCATCCAAGCATCGGTCAATCTGGGAGTCGTCACAGGGCTTCTTCCTACGACTGGCATTCCCTTCCCGTTTATTAGCTATGGGGGGTCTTCTCTTCTTACCGTGATGATCGGTATGGGCATTCTTTTAAATGTATCTAAAATGCACAAGATTACAAATCAAGGGAGCAGGTCGAGTGATGCTATCTAG
- a CDS encoding four-helix bundle copper-binding protein, which yields MSHEKYGSVIETLHECMTACNHCYDSCLKEDNVKMMADCIRLDRECADICGYLEQALVRGTPFSSELAQVCATICEACGNECKKHDHKHCQDCADACFKCAEACKKLAA from the coding sequence ATGTCTCATGAAAAATATGGATCGGTAATTGAAACGCTACACGAATGTATGACGGCTTGTAACCATTGTTACGATTCTTGCTTAAAAGAAGATAATGTTAAGATGATGGCTGATTGTATTCGTCTTGATCGTGAATGTGCAGACATTTGTGGGTATCTTGAACAAGCATTAGTAAGAGGTACGCCTTTTTCTTCTGAACTAGCCCAAGTTTGTGCGACTATTTGTGAAGCTTGTGGAAATGAATGTAAGAAACATGATCATAAGCATTGTCAGGATTGTGCAGATGCTTGCTTTAAATGCGCTGAGGCGTGCAAGAAGCTAGCTGCTTAA
- the copZ gene encoding copper chaperone CopZ → MESTTIINIKGMTCNHCKNAVETALNELEGVSGVEVDLKKEKADVSYDSSKVSVSDMNEAVEEQGYDVVLKI, encoded by the coding sequence ATGGAAAGCACGACTATTATTAACATCAAAGGTATGACATGTAATCACTGCAAAAACGCCGTTGAAACAGCTTTAAATGAATTAGAGGGTGTTTCCGGAGTAGAGGTTGATTTGAAAAAAGAAAAAGCTGATGTGTCATACGATTCATCTAAAGTTTCAGTTTCAGACATGAATGAAGCAGTCGAAGAGCAAGGTTATGACGTTGTTTTAAAAATCTGA
- a CDS encoding ATP-binding protein yields MLNLLDNALHYSESGKDVRIEADQIKNQLEMQIIDEGEGIPEKDLPFIFDRHYRVDKSRSRKYGGSGLGLAIAKDIIEKHNGTISVSSEVGKGTSIKIVIPGVE; encoded by the coding sequence TTGCTAAATCTCTTGGATAATGCCCTTCATTATTCAGAAAGTGGCAAAGATGTACGCATAGAAGCAGATCAAATAAAGAATCAATTAGAAATGCAAATCATTGATGAAGGAGAAGGCATACCAGAAAAAGACCTCCCATTTATATTTGATCGCCACTATAGAGTAGACAAATCCAGATCACGTAAATATGGGGGATCAGGACTAGGACTTGCAATTGCAAAAGACATTATCGAAAAGCATAATGGAACGATTTCTGTCTCAAGTGAAGTAGGAAAGGGCACATCGATAAAAATCGTCATTCCGGGAGTTGAGTAA
- a CDS encoding DUF302 domain-containing protein, with translation MCSLEGTLKENGFGILWDFDLTGKLQEKGMDFNTPYRVLEVCNPKEAEQVLSEDKMVGYFLPCKIVVYEENGETYVGMPRPTALINFVENQKLNDVASDIEKRLMTSIETALMAER, from the coding sequence TTGTGTTCACTAGAAGGGACTCTGAAAGAAAATGGGTTTGGAATTCTATGGGATTTTGATTTAACTGGTAAGCTTCAAGAAAAGGGAATGGATTTCAATACTCCATACCGTGTCCTCGAAGTATGTAATCCGAAGGAAGCTGAGCAAGTATTGAGTGAAGATAAAATGGTCGGTTACTTCTTACCTTGTAAAATCGTTGTTTACGAGGAAAATGGTGAAACGTATGTGGGGATGCCAAGACCAACCGCGTTAATTAATTTTGTTGAAAATCAAAAGTTAAACGATGTGGCTAGTGATATTGAAAAACGTCTTATGACTTCCATCGAAACTGCACTTATGGCAGAAAGATAA
- a CDS encoding F510_1955 family glycosylhydrolase, with protein MKKNGLPLFAATILLISAGCQIDNEMNPEENTEIIKVEEEEEKLVSLEQSNLYGSLQDSKIDHVHGIGYPGNRNELLIATHNGPIIYREGFWYEAKENKNDYMSFNAVSDGFYSSGHPGEGSDLPNPLGLVKSTDRGNTIEELGFQGEADFHYLTVGYESHAIYAVNQMKNSKMDTGVYYSEDAKEWEKVQLNGTPNQVSGIATHPTDSNVVAITSPLGLFVSSDKGESFDRLTEEVSVSSVRFMEDQLVYAKNNNKLVIQKLKNGDETELSMPENDLETIDYIAVSPQDENEIVFHTAGGSIYRTNDRGESWNALVKKGEVIE; from the coding sequence TTGAAGAAAAACGGGCTGCCTCTATTTGCTGCTACCATTTTACTCATAAGTGCAGGGTGTCAAATTGATAATGAAATGAACCCGGAAGAAAATACTGAAATAATTAAGGTTGAAGAAGAGGAAGAGAAGCTTGTTTCTTTAGAGCAATCCAATTTATATGGGTCTCTACAAGATAGCAAAATTGATCATGTTCATGGAATCGGATACCCGGGTAATCGTAATGAATTATTAATCGCTACTCATAATGGACCAATTATTTATCGTGAGGGTTTCTGGTATGAAGCAAAAGAAAATAAAAATGATTATATGAGTTTTAATGCTGTTTCCGATGGTTTTTATAGTAGTGGTCATCCGGGTGAGGGGTCTGATCTTCCTAACCCGCTTGGCCTAGTTAAAAGTACTGATCGTGGAAATACGATAGAAGAATTAGGGTTCCAGGGTGAAGCAGATTTCCACTACCTTACAGTGGGATATGAGAGTCATGCGATTTACGCGGTGAACCAGATGAAAAACAGTAAGATGGATACAGGGGTTTATTACAGCGAGGATGCAAAAGAATGGGAAAAAGTGCAGCTTAACGGAACTCCTAATCAAGTATCAGGTATCGCTACCCATCCAACCGACTCAAATGTCGTGGCTATTACATCTCCATTAGGCTTATTTGTATCAAGTGATAAAGGAGAATCGTTTGATCGTTTAACTGAAGAAGTTAGTGTTAGCTCTGTCAGATTTATGGAAGACCAACTCGTATATGCAAAAAACAATAACAAGTTAGTTATCCAAAAACTTAAAAATGGAGATGAAACCGAGCTCTCCATGCCAGAAAATGATCTAGAAACAATTGATTATATTGCGGTCAGTCCTCAAGACGAGAACGAAATTGTTTTCCATACAGCAGGGGGATCTATCTATCGGACGAATGATAGAGGGGAAAGTTGGAACGCGTTAGTTAAAAAAGGTGAAGTCATAGAATAA
- a CDS encoding response regulator transcription factor, which produces MKHVLIVDDEERMVDLISLFLTPQGYTVSKASTGLEALDQIQKDHIDLVLLDVMMPEMDGWTTCKEIRKLSKVPIIMLTARDQSSEVVKGLKLGADDYITKPFDEEVLLARIEAVSRRLHQLDEDTLVVNGLIWEKGKHRVSYRGKTLSTTPIEFNLLGLFMRSHDKVFSREHLIQLIWGYESFTEGRTIDSHIRNLREKCRQAGFDIDAHLKTVWGVGYKWKK; this is translated from the coding sequence ATGAAACATGTTTTGATTGTTGATGATGAAGAACGGATGGTGGATTTAATTTCTTTATTTTTGACTCCACAAGGATATACTGTTTCTAAAGCTAGCACAGGTTTAGAGGCGCTTGATCAAATACAAAAAGACCACATCGATCTCGTTTTATTAGACGTCATGATGCCTGAAATGGATGGTTGGACGACATGTAAAGAAATTCGAAAACTCTCGAAAGTTCCAATTATCATGTTGACGGCTAGGGACCAATCGAGTGAGGTCGTAAAAGGATTAAAGCTAGGTGCGGATGATTACATTACAAAACCGTTCGATGAGGAAGTTCTTCTTGCAAGGATCGAAGCAGTTTCAAGGAGACTGCATCAATTGGATGAGGATACCCTGGTGGTCAATGGATTAATTTGGGAGAAGGGCAAGCATAGGGTATCTTATCGGGGAAAGACGTTGTCCACCACGCCGATTGAATTTAATCTTTTAGGACTTTTTATGAGAAGCCATGATAAAGTTTTCAGCAGAGAGCATCTCATTCAGCTAATCTGGGGATATGAGTCTTTCACTGAGGGCCGTACGATCGATTCGCATATTCGAAACCTTCGTGAGAAATGTCGTCAAGCGGGTTTTGATATTGATGCACATTTAAAGACGGTGTGGGGAGTCGGTTATAAGTGGAAAAAATAG
- a CDS encoding heavy metal translocating P-type ATPase, with amino-acid sequence MEHSNHEHHQDESHNEHSGEHDHSSHHAHMVEDFKKRFYISLLVTLPVLILSPMLQGFVNLDLTFTGDMSILFALSTFIFFYGGWPFLTGAWSELKEKNPGMMTLIGLAIVVAYGYSSLTVFGLSGKNFFWELATLIDIMLLGHWIEMKSVMGASKALEELVKLMPSEAHRIKEDGEIEDVPTSELNEGDHVLIKPGEKVPVDGLIVKGKSSIDESMLTGESVPVEKEKEDEVIGASINGEGSLTVKVEKTGEDSYLSQVVTMVKEAQDSKSKTQNFSDRAAKWLFYLALGAGITTLIVWLVLGYDFVYALERMVTVMVIACPHALGLAAPLVVARSTALSAKKGLLIRNRASFEGARNLEAVVFDKTGTLTEGKFGVTDVVTENEDENQIFQLAASIEAESEHPIARGIVEEAKNRSLTLKDVDEFSSITGKGLEGTVDGKKVMVVSPGYMNDEEIDYHKERYMELSEQGKTVVFVLVDGKLEGMFALADMIRDSAKNAIQQLKNMNISSIMLTGDNQQVADWVANQLDLNEVYAEVLPHEKADQIKKVKGKGLNVAMTGDGVNDAPALANADLGIAIGAGTDVAMETADIVLVKSNPEDVVSIIELSKATYKKMIQNLWWAAGYNIIAIPLAAGILYPIGVVLSPAVGAVLMSLSTVIVAINAKLLKG; translated from the coding sequence ATGGAGCATTCAAATCATGAACATCATCAAGACGAATCGCATAATGAACATAGTGGGGAGCATGATCATAGCTCTCATCATGCACATATGGTAGAGGATTTTAAAAAACGATTTTATATCTCATTACTTGTAACGTTGCCCGTCCTTATTCTATCTCCTATGTTACAAGGGTTTGTAAACCTCGACCTAACGTTTACCGGGGATATGTCCATTTTATTTGCGCTATCAACTTTCATATTCTTTTATGGAGGTTGGCCATTTCTAACAGGTGCCTGGAGTGAACTAAAAGAAAAGAATCCAGGAATGATGACGCTTATAGGTCTGGCAATCGTTGTAGCATACGGCTACAGTTCTCTAACAGTATTCGGGTTATCAGGTAAGAATTTCTTTTGGGAACTCGCGACACTAATCGATATCATGCTTCTTGGACACTGGATCGAGATGAAATCAGTTATGGGTGCTTCGAAGGCATTAGAAGAATTGGTTAAGCTGATGCCATCTGAAGCCCATCGAATCAAGGAAGATGGCGAGATTGAGGATGTTCCTACATCTGAATTAAATGAGGGGGACCATGTTCTCATTAAACCAGGTGAAAAGGTTCCTGTAGACGGATTGATTGTAAAAGGGAAGTCCTCCATCGATGAATCAATGTTAACCGGAGAATCGGTTCCTGTTGAAAAAGAAAAAGAAGATGAAGTGATCGGGGCTTCCATCAACGGTGAAGGATCGTTAACCGTGAAGGTTGAGAAAACGGGTGAAGATAGCTATTTATCACAAGTTGTAACGATGGTAAAGGAAGCACAAGATTCTAAATCAAAAACACAAAATTTTTCAGATCGTGCGGCTAAATGGCTGTTCTACCTTGCGCTTGGTGCGGGTATAACGACGTTGATCGTCTGGTTGGTACTCGGTTATGACTTTGTTTATGCGCTTGAACGTATGGTCACGGTAATGGTAATTGCATGTCCTCATGCTTTAGGATTGGCAGCTCCACTTGTTGTTGCAAGGTCGACTGCGTTATCTGCTAAAAAAGGTCTGCTTATAAGAAACCGCGCAAGCTTCGAAGGAGCGCGTAACTTAGAAGCCGTAGTATTTGATAAGACGGGTACCTTAACTGAGGGAAAGTTTGGTGTCACGGACGTTGTAACAGAAAACGAAGATGAAAATCAGATTTTTCAACTGGCTGCTTCCATTGAAGCAGAGTCTGAGCACCCTATTGCGAGGGGTATCGTGGAGGAAGCTAAGAATAGAAGTCTGACTCTTAAGGATGTAGATGAATTTAGTTCCATCACAGGTAAAGGCCTAGAAGGAACAGTTGATGGCAAAAAAGTGATGGTTGTGAGTCCTGGCTATATGAATGATGAGGAGATCGACTATCACAAAGAACGATACATGGAACTTTCTGAACAAGGAAAGACAGTTGTATTCGTTTTAGTAGATGGAAAATTAGAAGGGATGTTTGCATTAGCCGATATGATTCGAGACAGTGCTAAAAATGCCATCCAACAACTTAAGAACATGAATATATCTTCCATTATGCTGACTGGAGATAACCAACAGGTGGCTGATTGGGTCGCAAATCAATTAGATTTAAATGAAGTATACGCTGAGGTACTCCCACACGAAAAAGCTGATCAAATTAAGAAAGTTAAAGGAAAAGGCTTGAATGTGGCAATGACAGGTGATGGAGTGAATGATGCACCAGCTCTAGCCAATGCTGATCTAGGTATTGCGATTGGAGCGGGAACTGATGTAGCGATGGAAACAGCCGATATTGTCTTAGTAAAAAGCAATCCAGAAGATGTGGTTTCCATTATTGAGCTCTCGAAAGCAACGTATAAGAAAATGATTCAAAATTTGTGGTGGGCGGCGGGCTACAATATTATTGCCATTCCACTCGCTGCAGGTATTTTATATCCGATAGGGGTTGTACTCAGCCCAGCAGTGGGAGCAGTTCTAATGTCTCTAAGTACTGTTATTGTAGCGATTAATGCAAAGTTATTAAAAGGTTAG